In Microvirga sp. 17 mud 1-3, the genomic window GGCCTTGAAGGCGGGCGACGTGGACGCGTTCCCGAATCTCGGTGCGCCGGAGCTGTTCAGCGAGCTGAAGAAGGATTCGCGCTTCACGGCGGTTGCGGGCAACACGGAGGGCGAGATCGTCGCCGGCATGAACAACGCCAAGAAGCCCTTCGACGATGTGCGCGTGCGCCGTGCCCTCATGCATGCGGTCGACCGCAAGGCCCTCGTGGAAGGCGCCTATTCGGGCTACGGCCAGCCTATCGGCAGCTTCTTCTCGCCCAACCACCCGGCCTTCGTGGACATGACCGGCGTCATTCCCTACGACACCGAGAAGGCGAAGGCGCTGCTCAAGGAGGCGGGCTACGGCAACGGCCTGTCCATCACCATCAAGGCGCCGCAGATGGCCTATGCCAGCCGCTCGGCGGAGCTGCTCGCCGCCATGTTCGCGGAAGTCGGCGTCGACATGAAGATCATACCGACCGAATTCCCGGCCAAATGGATCGAAGAGGTCTTCAAGAACAAGGATTACGACGTCACCATCGTGGCTCATACGGAGCCGCTCGACATCGATATCTTCGCCCGCGACAACTATTACTTCAATTACAAGAACGACAAGTTCAAGGCGCTGATCGCCGAGGCCGGAAAGACCACGGACGAGAAAGCGCGCTTCGCCAAATACGCGGAGGCGCAGAAGATCCTGGCCGAGGACGTGCCGGCCCTCTTCCTCTTCCAGCTGCCAAAGCTCGGCGTCTGGAACGCGAAACTGAAGGGATTGTGGGAGAACTCCCCCGTTCCGGCGAACGACGTGACCGAGGTGTCGTGGACGGATTGACGGACGCTCTGGGCTGAGAGCCTGGAGGAATGCGGGGAAGCGCAGCCCTGCTCTCCTCCCCCTTGTGGGGAGGAGTTGGAGGTGGGGGTGTCGGCTCTGAATTCTCAGAATGTAGCGCTCACACCCCCACCCTAACCCTCCCCACAAGGGGGAGGGAAATAGGTCGTGCTTGGATTTGCGGTATGCGCACCTCTCCACCGACCGCCAACCGCCGGATGATCTGATTTCATGTTGCGTCTCGTCATCTCCCGCCTCGTCTCGCTGATCGTGACGCTCGTCGCCGTGTCGCTGGCGATCTTTCTGATCCTGGAGGTGCTGCCCGGCGATCCTGCGGCGATCATGCTCGGCACCGCTGCCCGGGAAGACACACTGGCGGCCCT contains:
- a CDS encoding ABC transporter substrate-binding protein, which produces MSKRILAAALILSASFVPAFAAKTSLVIGMPIEPPGLDPTIAAPVAIREVTWANLYEGLMRIDRDGKVQPLLAKSWDIAPDGLTYTFHLQTGVKFHDGSAFDSADVKFAFDRARAPTSTNAQKQIFAPIDSIETPDPATVVIKLKETSGNFLYYLGWGDAVIVAPETAENNKASPVGTGPFKFKSWTRGDRVELVRNPDYWQKDKTKLETVTFRFINDPQAQVAALKAGDVDAFPNLGAPELFSELKKDSRFTAVAGNTEGEIVAGMNNAKKPFDDVRVRRALMHAVDRKALVEGAYSGYGQPIGSFFSPNHPAFVDMTGVIPYDTEKAKALLKEAGYGNGLSITIKAPQMAYASRSAELLAAMFAEVGVDMKIIPTEFPAKWIEEVFKNKDYDVTIVAHTEPLDIDIFARDNYYFNYKNDKFKALIAEAGKTTDEKARFAKYAEAQKILAEDVPALFLFQLPKLGVWNAKLKGLWENSPVPANDVTEVSWTD